From a single Pelodiscus sinensis isolate JC-2024 unplaced genomic scaffold, ASM4963464v1 ctg181, whole genome shotgun sequence genomic region:
- the LOC142825945 gene encoding sialic acid-binding Ig-like lectin 15 — protein sequence MDPRCAWLWAVLTGASLQGGSAEIRWVNGCSTGKGWTGAGWSMCVPPRITGLRGESVVLPCNFTHPHPDYSGPIRVIWHPGVFQCLVHNGSARTNSSDNCTAGAGRYRLAGDPRRGDLSLNITGLHFNDSRTYRCRVELTDKPGAAWRNPNGTVLTVAAPPSIQNLSLLPESRPTRLSCTAEGRPVPNVTVLGPAGDLVAVRAPNATEPTDQTTLEVALSQNGPYTCRAENAHGRAERSVSLGPQGPSLLLILLRPLVLLLPLGLLLLGLYCRLRGGGQGHPGQLQSPAPQAPPPPMGLGQGRSQRQPQPQQIQEGLPWSPRSAPQSMAPAPCHVTEFEGSSQITAAPLGGGVGPRNGIKGSHVGC from the exons ATGGATCCGcgctgcgcctggctctgggccgtgctcacag GGGCCTCGCTGCAGGGCGGCTCGGCAGAGATCAGATGGGTAAATGGCTGCTCGACAGGGAAGGGCTGGACAGGGGCCGGCTGGTCCATGTGTGTCCCCCCACGGATAACGGGGCTGAGAGGAGAGTCCGTCGTGCTGCCCTGCAACTTCACACACCCGCACCCCGACTACTCCGGTCCCATCCGGGTGATCTGGCACCCTGGTGTGTTCCAGTGCCTGGTGCACAACGGAAGCGCCAGGACCAACAGCTCCGACAACTGCACGGCGGGGGCTGGGCGCTATCGCCTGGCTGGGGACCCCCGGCGGGGCGACCTCTCCCTGAACATCACGGGGCTGCACTTCAACGACAGCAGAACGTACCGGTGCCGCGTGGAGCTCACAGACAAACCGGGAGCAGCCTGGAGGAACCCAAATGGGACAGTGCTCACCGTGGCAG CCCCACCCAGCATCCAGAACCTCTCGCTGCTCCCCGAGTCCCGCCCCACGCGGCTGAGCTGCACGGCCGAGGGGAGGCCGGTGCCCAACGTCACGGTGCTGGGGCCGGCGGGGGACCTGGTGGCAGTGCGGGCACCGAACGCCACGGAGCCCACGGACCAGACGACGCTGGAGGTGGCCCTGAGCCAGAACGGGCCCTACACCTGCCGGGCGGAGAACGCACACGGCCGGGCTGAGCGCTCCGTGTCCCTGGGCCCCCAGGGGCCGTCCCTGCTGCTCATCCTCCTCCGCCCACTAGTCCTGCTGCTCCCGCTTGGCCTCCTGCTGCTCGGCCTTTACTGCAGATTGCGAGGTGGGGGCCAGGGGCACCCGGGGCAGCTCCAGTCGCCAGcaccgcaggccccccccccgccaatgggcctaggccagggccggtctcagcgccagccccagccccagcaaatCCAGGAGGGGCTGCCGTGGAGCCCTCGCTCTGCCCCACAGAGCATGGCCCCTGCTCCCTGTCATGTTACCgaatttgaggggagcagccagatcactgctgcacccctaggtgggggtgttggccccagaaatggtataaaagggagtCATGTGGGATGTTGA